Part of the Orcinus orca chromosome 5, mOrcOrc1.1, whole genome shotgun sequence genome, CTAAAGATGCAGCACCAAACTGCAAATTGGAAATACACTCCTGGTTATACTATCAACAAAGGAGACCCTGGATATGTGATTCCACTTATCCTTCCTCTTAAGCCATTATCAGACTGCCATTATCAGATCAGTCAACAATGAAAGGACATGTGTTTTATTGTTAGCATGTCAGATATACATTATTAAAAACAGTAGGGACAAGGGGAGAGATGAGAGGAAAGGCATTGGCTTCTTTGTTCCATGTGGGAGGGTTTGTTTGAGAAGAAAAGAATTCTAAGAGGCACTCCCACATAACTCCCTATCATGAAGGCCTAGCTTTCCCCCTATTCATTTGATAATGAAGTTTATGTTCTTTCTTCATAATGGAAATGATTAAGAGCTTGTTTTAACTGCATACTCATTCTTATCAATTTCAGCTGAAAACTCATTTTCACCTCATtgaatttctgatttttcttgaaAGGTGTATACACAGATTACCTGGCTTGGTTTAGGCAAGATTTTTCCCAGTCTACCCCATATTAACTATATGAGAGAGTAGAGTTAAGAATTGTCTGTTTCACTCAGATCTTGcaactaaaagtaaaaattgttaATGATTAAGTTTATTGCATATCATATTATACCATATTATACATGGTTTAACTAAAGTAAGGGCTTAAGTTCAGAAGAAATGAATGAGAACCTGTCAATATCTTATAGTACCACTTGAGATGTTTCCCAGAGATAATTTAGAATTTTTCAATCTGAGAAGGTACCGTGTTGGTAGTGAAGACAACCAAGTTAGTAGACAAAAAacagaatttataaaataaattcataaaacataatagaatttataaaaaggaatttttttcacaGACCTTCTGTAACTACAGGGAAAAATTCAGTCTTATATACAGTAATTTACAAatccatttttctctatttcccaaaatttattattttgggaaatacttttcttaagttttcttaatcctttttaaaatatgctttatttttcacaaagataatgtatatttattcattcaatgtatataatcattatatttaaaatttgtataattatttcatctgttgaagagaaaaattcatagttttattttctcttttattgacTTACCATATTACTCaaccattgtttaaaaaaaaaaagaaagtggtctGTGGAAACCAAAGGGATGATTATCTTTAACTTATTTCTTTTGTTCCACTTGCCCAAATAATGAAAAGTTGAGGCTGGGATATTACaatatttgtattaaaatgtattaaagtgCTGTACTGCATAGTTCTTATAACTTATTGGAATCCAATTTATTTGCAttacaaaagtttaaaatgaatGTCAGTATCACATTCAGATAAATTCACAAAGtaacaagaataaaaattatgaaaactttGAGTTCCCATCATAGTTTCACTTAATTAAAAAAGggaaacatgggcttccctggtggcgcagtggttgagagtccgcctgccgatgcgggggacgcgggttcgtgccccggtcgtccgggaggatcccgcatgccttggagcagctgggcccgtgggccatggcctctgggcctgcacttccggagcctgtgctctgcggcgggaggggccgcagcagtgagaggcccgcatactgcaaaaaaaaaaaaatttcctttccaaAATCTAAAAATGAATCAAGTCTATTGTGTCTAAAATCACTTAAATACCATGATATCAAGTGTATCCCAGTGCACATTGGgaacaaatataaatatgtgtaaatatttatatataaatgtgaaaatatttgcattcgTTATATATATGTGGGGGAGTGGTAACAAATGCAAATTTTCCCACATTGTTTCAGCATTTATTACAGGACATATTGAAATACTTTGAACATATTATTTACTTTTgagtagaaattattttaatatatttttgatagGAATCTTTCTCTTTGGTGTGAATAAAATTTATAGTTGTTGACAAGGATATTAATTGTTCTGAATAACTCAGTAACATTTTCAGCAATCACAATAATTACAAATGATATTTTTCATCCAGAAGTGTTTTCTGTTGAAGGATATATTTTCAAACATGTTTTACCTGTCAGGCTTTTGGTAAATTTTTATGCAATTAAGTAATTGCTACATATAAATACAAACTTtgcaattatgaaaataaatgtctcAGAAATGTAAAATGTACTTGGTAAAATTAAAGAGGAATATGGTCTCAATTTTAAGAATACTTTCTTATAATCAAGAAATTATGAAATAACTTTTGaaaggtagaaaaataaatggcCCATGCTTTCCTGATTTAAGATTATTCATAGGTTGACATGTGGATCACACATCCTCTTCTTGGCTGAAACACATGCTTTGAAAACTCATTTGGGAATACATCACTAAGCAATACACCCAGATACAAGTAACTAACTTGTGCGTATTGAATAAAAGTGACTTAAATCATAAGGACATTTATCATTTTCCTAACCAGGAACCTAGAGATAAGCAGTCTAAGGATTAGTTTACATCATTATCAAAACTATTTCTTCATACCATGCTTTGCAGAGCTTTTGTATTTATGCATTTTTGCCTCATGGTCGAAAGATGGTCTCTTCAACTCTACTTATGTCCATGTTTGAAGTACAGAGAACAAGAAAGAGGCAATGCTAATTTTTGAGAAACTCTCAGCATGTTCTCTTGTGTCTTATTGGCCAAATATTTGTCACACAGCCACTCCTAGCTGCAAGAAAGCCTGGAAAAGCAAACTTATggcaaaaaagaaacacaagtttGGGCATATTGTTTTCCCAAACAAAATCATGACTCAGTTTATAAAATAAGACAGGGTAAGTAGAGAGAAAAAACTCTTGATacaaagattattttaatttttaaatgtcttaatttATTACTCTGAAGAAGCTAGAATGTAaattatatagatttttttaaagttagccATTTGTTCTATCAACAATAATTATCTACTCTATCATCTTtactgacagaaaaaaaatggactattgaaaaatattttggggtaaaattaagttttaaaaatataagttgtAAGAGACTATGTCAATGGAAATTTAATTATCTCTTGTATacaaatatagttttaatttcagaaaacaaaaagttatttCTGTTACGTAGCTCATATCCAGGATGTCTTTCAGACATCGTGAGTTTTCGATAGCATCTTTTCTTTACACCTTACATTACATTGTACCTCTGTAGATTACAGCAATTAACAAATACAGCTTGGCATTCCTTAAGTCAATCAAGTTCAGTTGCTTTCTGAAATGAGAGCACTTCATAATTTCCCATTATAATTAAAGtggcattttaaattattaaagtaatttttagTATTTCTGTTGCTATTGATGTTTTTTCAAAAACTAATCTCAGTAAGGTTTCTATTTAAGATCTCAGAAAATTGTAACATAAACTTTTCCAAATGCTGCTTTTTAACTCAGGCAGGAAGGATTACATCTAAAACATTCTCTGCATGTCCCACCCTTTTTAACTTCCACtatcatgagaaagaaagaaattgggaaTGAATGAGATGAAGAGTAAAAGGAGAAGAGGATCATGGGAAAGAAATCTATGTTTAATTCAGGGAAAACTCCCCCAAAACATCTCATCAGATAGTTGGAACTatctgaggaaaagaaaatattcacttGGATTTTTAATTTACAGAATGATAGGTATAGAATGCATTCCAGGAGCCcacttacattttttcccctcattcaGGGACATACTTAAACCAGCAGAGACCAAGGAGTTCTAACTGGAAAATCTTGTTGTAATACGGTTACAAGCctcctttaaaacatttaaaatacacacaacaaTTACAATGGCTGTTGGTCTTCTGTCTCAGGAATTTCTTTCGTATTTAGAAGTAAATAATCCAACTTCATGCATTTCCTCTCATCTGGCCTCAAAGGAGATGAAGGGCACCTGAACAAGTATTCTATGTAATTGCCCTGGATATTGCTGGAAGGGTTGTAGTACCTTTTATTCATGTCTTCTAAAAGCAAAATTGACTTTTTACATACATTCTATTTCCTAAACCTTTACCCatgtttgctatttattttcagctttggAGTTGCCCCAACTCCATTTATTGAGTAATGACCCTCAGAACCCAAGAGAATAGCCAGGAAAATAcctagaggaaaataaaatccaaacaaatgtttctgaatcttttaaaacttaggaagagaaaaggaagttcTTGACGTATATAAGACAATTGAAAGCTATAATCAAAACcattctttccctctcctcccttatatttgtaatttcaaaataaaaatatactttcatgtgttttctttgaattatctATCCTCCAAAGTATCAGCAGCatgtttaaacaaaacaaaaagaaaaccctaagcagattaatttattttatattgtggtATTAAATATGTGTGTTCTGCATGCCAgcatgcatgcatgtgcacaTGCATGGACATACATCCCCCCCATGCCTCCCATCCcctttgctctctttctctcccctccaccaTCCCTTCTCATACACAGTTCTCAAATACAAAGTCCTCTTACTGTGAGTTCCCAAGTCAAGGGCAGAATCTTCCAGGACCCTGAGCTTGCTTTATTCAATATACTTTCCCTTACTTCTTCTcctatcaatatttattttactctttcccTTCGCTTTTGTTTTTCTAGCAGATTTCTATTCTGACAAGCTTTCTTTACATTGTTGTAGGATATATATTCTACTTTTAGttaaaagccaaaaaaattactatttttcatttgtcaGGTTTCTTTAGGTGGTAGAGGGAAATGTCTTAAGGGGAACCAAAGGAACAAATTGGAATCGAAAAGCTGCATATTTAAAGTGGCAGCTGAACAAGATTTACATGGATCTCTGTGTGTTCTTCTTGTCTATCACAACTAGctataatatattttacaaaaataattagaCCAAGTTTTTATATAGAATATTATTTGCAGGCTTTAAAAATGGGATTTTTCCAGAGTTGTCCATTATCCTTAGAGTAATTTTTTTCTCGAAGTGTATTATAAAGATCAACTGAATTAGATGGGGAGGTAGATAGATACTATTTAATATACAGATTCTGGGACACATGCCAAATTTACTGAATCAGGATACTTGTGCCAGGGCCCAGGGATGCCAGTGTTTTCCAAGATCAACAGTTGACTTTAAATTCACATTAACATGAAAACTGCTGATGTAGAAGCCATAGAACCTAAGAAAAAATACTCTCTGTATTTCTCATTCTAACTCCAGACTAAATGCCCACATTTTTAAAGTAGATGCACTCTGTTTAAAATGAACATCAAGagcaaatttaaatcaaaaataaaaattaacgtAAATTCTGAAAGGTGAGCCATCCCTCTCCTTTAGCTTGTAGGGAAGTCATCAGTGATTTTAACTACAGATTGGAAGAGTGATGTCTTTTTATCCTAATGGCTGTTCTTCACATCCATATTTCATTACCACTTGCCATGTAGCAAAACGGTCTCCTTAAAACGTTGGACTGTTGAGGGGAATGCCCCAGTATATTATGTTCTAGGGATGGGTCTGGTGGGGTAGAACAGAGTACGTACGTGCACGTCTTAAATTCTTACAGTCATCATTTATACGGCTCATATTATGTCAATTTGCTGGCCAATTTCTAGCACATGTCAAGATACAGGAATGCTCCACAgatatttttacagttttcttccttcctcacacCAAAGTACCCAAATAATGACACTGCCTTATGTTTGTATAGTGCTTGGTTCAGTTTTACAAAAATACTACAATGTCCATTGATCACTTTTGTGATTCAGAGAAATATTGTGAGGAAGTCTGCATAATCAAATTCATGATAACCTAGGTTGAAACAGAAGCTAAAAAAGATAAGTAACCTATCTTGTATCTTATGTCTTGTGTGTTTCATACTCTTGATTAACTCTCAGGGCATTTGATTCTAAAAGTGAAGGTTTCTCCATCACTCTATGAAAGTAACATACTATTAAGTACTATAATATTTGCTTACAATTTATATATCtttaaacaaaatatacatttattcctTTACCTAACTTCCTTCACTAAAATATGAGCTCCAAGAtagcaggttttttgttttcctgcttttttttaatgtctctatGTTTAGTGACTAGACTAGTGAATGACAAAGAgaaggtgttcaataaattaaGTTTGAAAATAAGTCCCCCCCCAAATAATTGTTCTTATCTTTAATTTCTCCAACTCAAAGAAACTTTGATCTCTTTTTCCCTAAGAACAAACCTAAATTAGTTTGAGACTAACTGAAATATCTCAATGGAAGAAATAAATTGTACTATAGAATACTGTTTATTTGTAGGTTTCTATTAAATTGTTTCATTGCTGTTTTTCTCCTCAGGTTCAACATCAGTTGTCTATGGAAAATGAACAGATGATCTTCTAGGTATGTTCCAAGCTTTAACAATTCATGATTTAAGGAATAATTGGTGTcataaaattaagatataaatgTTTAATTGTAGTAATTTTCAACAGTATTCCTGTACACCATAGTTAGAGAAACTGGAGAAACATGCGAGTGATTGTAAAACATTTAAAGAGGTCTGCAAGTGATATACAAGAGAAATGTTTTAGTTTAttggaagatattttatttttttcatgccaGAGTAATACCCAGTGATCTCTAATGACTTTCcatgttttgttgttattgtagtTGTTTTGGTCTCTTGTGTTTCATAATATGTTTGCAAACAATTACATTGGCCTGGGGGAAATAGTTTAGAGATGTAACAGCCTTCTATGAGCCAAAACCATTTGTGTGCAGAACAAGTAAATAACAATCAAATGTATATCAACATATAGGAATATAGCATGCATAGCagataaatctaaaactgctagTGTGACTCTACTCAATATATATCAAACATTTCTAGCAAATATACTATCATGTACATACATTGTTTtgcagttttattttgttgttgtttgtttgtttgtttgttttgtgcggtacgcgggcctctcactgttgtggcctctcactgttgaggcctttcccgttgcggagcacaggctccggatgcgcaggctcagtggccatggctcacgggcccagccgctccacggcatgtgggatcctcctggactggggcacgaacccgtgtcccctgcatcggcaggcggactctcaaccactgcgccaccagggaagccctgttttgcagtttatatttctgcttttattatggaaattatgTATAATTGTGACTAAAAACTACTCTCTGGGGAATACAGTGATTTCCAGGTCAATGGAATATTGAGATATTAATATTGAGATATTAATCTACAACTAAAGGTGGAGTAGATTAACCCTGGTTTGACCTTTGTCACTTCTCAGATGAACTGGATATATTTGAAACTATATATCTGAaaaacatcaacaacaacaacagagtaGTGAAAAAATTAAATGCGTGTAACACTGTGGTCAATGCAGTAACTATTTCTAAAGAGTCAATTTGAAACAGTGTATACGTTTGTATGTACACTGTATCTatttgtgcatatgtgtatttgtgcatttttaatgtgttgtcTGTCCTGTGAACCTTTCAATCTTTCAAGAAACGGTTTGCTTTTTCTACCAACATGTCAGTCTCCATTTACATAACACTAGCAAATAAACCTCAGGCTTAAAAtcagttgagaaacactgccatTAAAGCTGGAAAGAAAGTTTCTAAAGATCGACTTATAGattctcatttgtaaattgtAATAGAACATCTTTCTTAAGAGGATTTTCAGAAAATTGCAAAGGCTTAATCCTTTGCCAATATTTCCTATGCTTTGTTGACTCCAGGGTTCAGTAAGAGCCTCATGTGTGCATCTGAGGAAAGTCTTTGGCTTATCCCAAGCATGTAGAGTCCCTTTGCCGTGAAATAAAAGCTTTCAACTACTATACATTTCTTTAGATAAAGCATGAGAACTCATACACCTACAAGGACCGGGAAGTTTTCATAAAGTTATGAATTAAACAGGATAGGACAGTATGGTAGTAGGGCCTTTGTGCTAggctatctatatctatacatccATATATGTCTATTTCTAGGTTTACATCTATGTTTCAATCTGTGTCTTTATCTTAATCTAGATCTACATCTACCTGTATAGCTATACCTATATAAACATCTTTATCTCAACGTAAATCTACCTGTTGTCTCtctttctatctatctgtctatctatctgtctatctttctatctacctacctatccatcAATCATCAGAACTCTTCAGCCTGTGGATCAGATCTGACCCTCCCAGGCCTCAAGTCAGAAAGCTATTTTGCTTCAGATTTGGATAGAGAATTGAGATCCCCTGCTTCTTGTCGAGTACTTTTTCCAATGAACAAGTCAACCAGGAAAGATATAAACCAGGCTTTTAAAACACTTGAAGTAGATTCAGTTCCTCTGTATATAAGAACATGCAAAGGTTTTTCTAAGTTTTGTTGCTAGTTCTGTTATTAGATTGATAAATAATTGCCTCACAATTTATTTGATATTAGTAACAGTGTGACAGTGTATTGATACATTACACATGACTGTGAGTGAAATAATTCTGCTGACAATGCAGAGGACAAGCGTTAGTCTAAAACAATACTTGACTGAAAAACATCAAGATAATCAAGCacttaaattcatttttctaagTGTTTGGGGTTTTTCCCAACAGAATAGCTTTGTAAAACGAAGAATTAGAGGTCATGTGCTACAGGGTAAGGTGGTATTGAGGAAACATGGCATCTTTCCTAAAGAGGAGCCAACTCATGTTCAGGCCCAGCCAGTGGTTTATGGAGGTAAAGAAGCACACATGTTCTAAGTAGTAAAATTTGACAGTTTAAAGAGGGAAAGATGCTTTTACAGAAATCCTtgaaataacatgaaaaaatagTACTAAGAGGGACAAAGAGAGTGTTAATGGAGTGTTTTGACTGAACTTCTTTCAAAGTATAAGAGGAAGTTGCCATGTTCTAGATAAAGAAGGGAGGATTAAAGTGTGCCTGACTATGTCAGAATAGTAAATTTAGATGCAAAGTATTCATTGTTTAAAATGGATGTGTGCCGCTGAAGTAGTTAATAGATTAACTTTTGGTTTCCCTCAATACCATCTTAAGCCAAGATTTCCAAATGAACACCAGAAAATTGGTTTGaggaaaaactgagacacaacaTTAGCCtgctttttcaaattttctttcaagGGTGAACATTAAATGATATTATTGTCCCATAGTGTTTGAAATGCTATGACagctgtttgaaaaaaaaaattagttattcACCCCatgttttattaatataattatttagagaataaaatagttaaaagtaAGTTTGCTCTCATAATCTACTCAAACTAACTCAAAAGACAAATATAGACACTGGAACCTTGTAACAATATTATACAAGGCAGAAAAAAATTCACTGTGAAATGGACTCCATCAAGGGGATTTAGTTCCTACAATGCCAAAGACTTGTTTTTGGTACGCCCTGAGAATGACATATAATGAGACACTGCCTTGGATATTTTCACAGTGTGtgagtatttaaaaatacttggcCTTTTGGGGAGATAAAATTACGGAATTTGGGGATCTCAAGTACATAAACATTCTATTTTTCACCAATGAGATTGgtatttttacaatttatttttctttcaatggtCTAATCCACACAGCTAGAAATGATCAATGGTTTATTCACTTATACAATAAAGTCATATACTTCCCCACCCaatattatttgttgttattaGTAGAATATGGGGCAAAAGACTTTAAGTACTATAAAGTcttgtataaataaaaatgtggtaAATTTCAGGGGAATCAAGTAAAGAGGACATAAATTCCATAGTAAATTCATGAAGATGGTATATGATTTGAATTAATACCTTTTATAAAgagtttaaatacatttaaaagatccTGTGCATCTACATTCAGACAATATACTCTCTCTTCTTTTATCCATAGAGAGGTATTTTTCCCTCAGGGGACAATGTAGAAATTTTATCCTCTGAATAGAATTATTAGGAATCAATGTAACACAGAGGGGAAGACCAGCCACACATGGAAACTTTCCAGAAATTAGCCTAGCATTTGAAGTGATTgataaatatttctgtaaaaatcCCACGTGAAACATTCTAATCTAAacatttcatcatctgtaaagtgagggggTTGGATTAGAGGATCATTCCTAGGAACTATATCACATTTGTGCCAGATGCAAAGAGAAAGGTAGATGCAGGACAAGGGTTCAGAAATGAATTTGGGGAAGGTAGAGTCACATCAAAGGTGAATGCTAAAAGGAAATCTGTTTCAATGTGCACAGTTTTAAGGCCAATTTGTGGTGGAGAGCAGGGGTTCCAGGGCTTAAAGGAACTGGATAAAGTGAACAGGCCAGCATGAAACAAGATAAATGAGCAATGACTGAGTGGGCCCCAGAGAGGAAGGAGCAAGATTACTATAGCTACAGAGCAAGTTATGTAATTGTTGGCACAGCATTTTTTGTGACTTGTGTCAGAGTGCATGCAAGtggggaagccccagatttaTCCAACAGGGCATATTTTGTGGCTTCTGGGTTGGGGTTTGGCCAAGAGAAGTGTTACAGGCGCCTGTGGTACAGGGTTATACATACTTACCCTTTTTGCATTTCCAGTTATAACAGAGTACACTGGAATAACATCAGGTATTTAACCATGTGTTCTGTTTGATATTTCTTAGCTATTAAATTCTGTAACCGTTTTTCCTCCAATTTAAACTTTTGTCAGCCTCTTAATAGTGTTCTGCAAGTACATTAACTCTTTCAGTCCATCCTGGCATGCGGAAATTATTTGTATAAAGATGTATTATTTCTTGCTTAAAAATATGGGGGATTAGTTCCGGATGCCGCCGAGCCGCAGACTGCTCTCGGGCAGGGGCTGTGGGGATGAGCGCCGATGAACGTGTGACAGGGTGTGAAGCAAGGCAGTGAGAGAGGGTGGACACTTACCCGGAGGGTCTCTAGTGGGGCTGAAAAGCTagtggggaagaaaggaggggcGCTGCGGGAAGTGAGAAGTAAGATAGGTGGGATGGCCTGGTAGGCCGAGATGGCGGTGGGAGGAAAGAGAAGCTCTTGCCTCCAGAATATGGCCAGTCACCTTGTAAAACCTGATTCTAGAAATTGCAAGAGACCAAGAGAGTTGGAGCCTCAAATGCCAGATAGTCCACAACTGTCCTGTCTTGGAAAATcagattcttctttctctgaaagcTCTGGACTATTTTATAAAGATGAAGCCCTGGAGAAAGATTTGAATGTGAGAGAGCAGCAGTAGATGCATCTTATATTGACGAGATAGATGGACTCTTCAAAGAAGCCAATACTATTGAAAACTTTCTAATACAGAAAAGAGAGCTCCTGAGACAGAGGTTTACGGTGATTGCAAACACACTACACAGAtaaaattgtatacttaaaataagCTGAGAATTTAAGCCCAGTATTGTTGTAATGAAAGAATGGCATTTGTGCTCTGAATGCTCTCCAGTTGTTAAGAaaatgtataccttaaatatagaAGGGGAAACtccttaaatttcttttctcGATTTAAAAGGGGCATTAAGCTGGACATTAATATGATACATAGCTTTTCTTTTGAGAGTCaaatatttgtcatattttataAAAGTGTAAACTATTTAAATTGTATATggagcctcttctttttttttcttaaacctcCTAACCTTTCTTAAATTTCTAAGACTCAGTGAGTTAATTTGATAATATTTAACAACATTGcactttttcttttagaatattttgtttaaatagcAGATAGATAGCTTTGGAGATGGTTTTAAGATGTTTTTCATGGTCagcattgaaaaaaattaaaacccaaaaGTAGTTAAACTGTGCTATTGCTATTTAATATTACCATTTGattattttcactattattattatacattgCTAATAAAAATTTGGTTTAAAATTATTGTCTTGTggtaaaataaaaaccagaaattactaaccaaaaaaaaataaaaaaaataaaaataaataaaaaaaaaaatatgggggatttttcaaaaaataaaacacagatccATATCTCAAAACTTCTTTGAAAATTTGTTGACACTCTTTAGAAAGCCACAGTCAGATTTTGATGTAGTGAGCAGATTTCAGGGTTGATAAGAATATTACAACTTGTAAACATTATGACTACCTCTCATTCTACTATTCTTTAATAGTAACCAAATAAGCCCAGTGGATTGATTTTATATGTGTAGTTCCATCAAATACTGCCACCTTCTAACCATCTGTGATAATAGTATAAACCTGAggatagtaaatatttgtatTGGATGATAATATGTTCCAGGCATTTGACATGAATTTCCTCATTCAATCATGAGAACATTTTACATGAGGAATGTaacatcattattcccattttatggagaTGGAAACTGAGTCCTTAAGATGTTATGTAgcttgtctaaggtcacatagctaagaaATCTTAACTGTGGGAGTAAAAACTTAAGAGTTTGAATTCAGAGCCTGATATATTAGCTTCTGCAAATGCCATTCCAGTAGATTCTCATGTTCACTAAACTCTACtattgaaatagaaaaaataatgttttaaagtaGTACTTTCTTGTTTGACTGTAATGATGAAGGTGGGTATCTCAACAGAGGCCTTTACCTGACACCTGCAATAGAATCCTCTGGATAGCAGGGGAGAAGAGGCTACTAATTTTGTTTTACCTGGTCTGAGGCTGTGatcctgctttttttctttttttttttcttttacggtatgcgggcctctcactgttgcaacCTCTCCCGTtccggggcacaggctccggaggcgcaggccgcgggcccagctgctccgcggcatgtgggatcttcccggaccggggcacgaacccgtgtcccctgcatcggcaggcggactctcaaccactgtgccaccagagaagtcccgacCCGGCTATTTTGATAAGATATTTGAGGAGGGGAGTGGAG contains:
- the TEX12 gene encoding LOW QUALITY PROTEIN: testis-expressed protein 12 (The sequence of the model RefSeq protein was modified relative to this genomic sequence to represent the inferred CDS: inserted 1 base in 1 codon) — its product is MAVGGKRSSCLQNMASHLVKPDSRNCKRPRELEPQMPDSPQLSCLGKSDSSFSESSGLFYKDEALEKDLNXERAAVDASYIDEIDGLFKEANTIENFLIQKRELLRQRFTVIANTLHR